The following coding sequences lie in one Primulina huaijiensis isolate GDHJ02 chromosome 2, ASM1229523v2, whole genome shotgun sequence genomic window:
- the LOC140960019 gene encoding transcription factor bHLH149 → MAESGSVSSPNTNSNLPRKKRKRAGSGGISRESSRARWRTETEQRIYSSNLVDALRILRRPDSSAVRDAADKVLAVSAKGRTRWSRAILTGRLSFRLSQINRRHKKAAKPVTQPKKPAARRNLPPLQRKVKVLSRLVPGCRKLSLPNLLEETTDYIAALEMQVKAMALITGLLNGDVLGASRPHLVFY, encoded by the coding sequence ATGGCGGAGTCAGGATCGGTTTCGAGTCCCAATACAAACTCCAACCTCCCTCGTAAGAAGCGAAAGAGAGCTGGGTCCGGCGGAATTTCCAGGGAATCGTCTCGGGCCAGGTGGAGAACCGAAACTGAGCAGCGGATCTACTCCTCGAACCTCGTCGACGCCCTCCGCATCCTACGACGTCCCGATTCCTCCGCCGTCCGCGATGCCGCCGACAAGGTGCTTGCTGTATCCGCAAAGGGCAGGACCCGATGGAGCCGCGCCATCCTCACCGGCCGCCTCAGCTTCCGGCTCTCTCAAATCAACCGAAGACACAAGAAGGCGGCTAAACCGGTTACGCAGCCGAAGAAACCGGCGGCTCGGAGAAATCTTCCGCCGCTGCAGAGGAAAGTGAAAGTTTTGAGCCGGTTGGTCCCCGGTTGTCGGAAGCTATCGTTGCCGAACCTTCTAGAAGAGACGACGGACTATATCGCGGCTTTGGAAATGCAAGTCAAAGCTATGGCTCTAATCACCGGGCTGCTAAACGGCGACGTTTTAGGGGCCTCCCGTCCACACCTAGTATTTTACTAA